A window from Theobroma cacao cultivar B97-61/B2 chromosome 3, Criollo_cocoa_genome_V2, whole genome shotgun sequence encodes these proteins:
- the LOC18606044 gene encoding abscisic acid receptor PYR1, giving the protein MADPKPEPSSSMPNPRPDSEPTTHHLTIPTGLTHDEFCDLIPSITQFHTYSVGPGKCSSLLAQPIKAPHDVVWSVVRRFDKPQTYKHFIKSCAVKEGFRMVVGCTRDVNVISGLPAATSTERLDILDDDQQVTGFSIIGGEHRLRNYRSVTTVHGFQRDGRIWTTVLESYVVDVPEGNTEEDTRLFADTVVKLNLQKLATVTEGLARDGDGHKSQVM; this is encoded by the coding sequence ATGGCAGACCCAAAACCCGAACCTTCCTCTTCAATGCCCAACCCACGACCCGACTCCGAACCTACCACCCACCACCTCACCATCCCCACCGGGTTAACCCACGACGAGTTCTGCGACCTAATCCCTTCCATCACTCAGTTCCACACCTACTCGGTGGGTCCGGGCAAATGTTCTTCCTTATTAGCCCAACCTATCAAGGCCCCGCACGACGTAGTTTGGTCCGTCGTCCGCCGTTTCGATAAACCCCAGACGTACAAACACTTCATCAAGAGCTGCGCGGTGAAAGAAGGTTTCCGAATGGTCGTGGGTTGCACGCGTGACGTTAACGTGATCTCCGGGTTACCGGCTGCCACCAGCACCGAGAGACtcgatattttagatgatgacCAACAGGTCACGGGTTTCAGTATCATTGGAGGGGAGCATCGGTTAAGGAATTACAGGTCGGTGACTACGGTGCATGGTTTCCAGCGTGACGGGAGGATCTGGACCACCGTTTTGGAATCGTACGTTGTTGATGTTCCGGAAGGGAATACGGAGGAAGACACGCGGCTGTTTGCTGATACTGTTGTCAAGTTGAACTTGCAGAAGCTGGCCACCGTAACCGAAGGCTTAGCGCGTGATGGTGACGGTCATAAATCACAGGTGATGTGA
- the LOC18606045 gene encoding uncharacterized protein LOC18606045, whose product MENGRRSYSSMPLASRLDHLDFIMKYLEGKRSLQKGMEKECMPLDLAMREAYFKGSLLDRVTSLEHRLFQLCLELESSSTFSTSTSTSGYASSSLGSRGQPISRSLPTFINSNQAHKQAPHQVLFTRSEIQEESEAMLQKKKDSNPLKQQVGNKRGSKKEKVSKSGKKVSPKWSHWKILGC is encoded by the exons atggaaaatggaagAAGATCTTACTCGTCGATGCCTCTTGCCTCCAGGTTGGATCATTTGGATTTCATT ATGAAGTATTTAGAAGGAAAACGAAGTTTGCAGAAAGGAAtggaaaaagaatgcatgccATTAGATTTGGCAATGAGGGAGGCTTACTTCAAAGGGTCGTTGTTGGATAGGGTGACATCTCTTGAACATAGACTTTTCCAG CTATGCTTAGAGTTGGAATCCAGTAGCACATTTAGCACTTCAACATCAACATCTGGTTATGCATCTTCCAGCCTAGGATCTAGAGGGCAACCAATATCTCGCTCATTACCTACTTTCATCAACTCAAATCAAGCTCACAAACAGGCACCTCATCAAGTCCTGTTCACCAGGTCTGAAATTCAG GAAGAATCTGAGGCAATgctacaaaagaagaaagattcaaACCCCCTTAAGCAGCAAGTTGGGAACAAAAGGGGcagcaagaaagaaaaagtaagcAAAAGTGGGAAGAAGGTATCTCCCAAGTGGTCGCATTGGAAAATATTAGGTTGCTAA
- the LOC18606046 gene encoding mitochondrial carnitine/acylcarnitine carrier-like protein, producing MGDVAKDLTSGTVGGAAQLIVGHPFDTIKVKLQSQPAPLPGQPPKYAGAMDAVKQTLAAEGPRGLYKGMGAPLATVAAFNAVLFTARGQMEALLRSEPGAPLTVSQQVVCGAGAGVAVSFLACPTELIKCRLQAQSALADSSSAGVAVKYGGPMDVARHVLRSEGGIRGLFKGLVPTLAREVPGNAAMFGVYEALKQYMAGGPDTSKLGRGSLIVAGGLAGASFWFSVYPTDVVKSVIQVDDYKNPKYTGSINAIRRILASEGAKGLYKGFGPAMARSVPANAACFLAYEVTRASLG from the exons ATGGGAGACGTAGCTAAGGACCTGACGTCTGGAACTGTTGGAGGAGCTGCACAGTTGATAGTTGGGCACCCTTTTGATACCATCAAGGTTAAGCTTCAAAGCCAACCTGCTCCACTCCCTGGGCAACCACCGAAGTATGCTGGTGCTATGGATGCTGTCAAGCAAACTTTAGCTGCTGAAGGCCCAAGGGGTTTGTATAAAGGTATGGGGGCTCCACTGGCCACTGTGGCAGCCTTCAATGCCGTCCTTTTTACTGCGAGAGGGCAAATGGAGGCATTGTTGAGATCAGAACCTGGTGCCCCCCTCACAGTTAGCCAGCAGGTTGTTTGTGGGGCTGGGGCTGGAGTTGCTGTTTCATTCTTAGCTTGCCCCACTGAGTTGATCAAATGCAG ATTGCAAGCCCAAAGTGCACTGGCAGATTCTAGCTCAGCTGGTGTGGCAGTGAAGTATGGAGGGCCAATGGATGTAGCCAGGCATGTTCTGAGGTCAGAAGGTGGCATAAGGGGTCTCTTCAAGGGCTTGGTTCCGACCTTGGCACGTGAGGTTCCTGGAAATGCAGCTATGTTTGGTGTCTATGAAGCACTGAAGCAGTACATGGCAGGAGGGCCAGACACTTCTAAATTAGGAAGAGGCTCTTTGATCGTGGCTGGAGGCTTGGCTGGAGCTTCATTTTGGTTCTCTGTCTACCCAACTGATGTTGTCAAGAGTGTGATCCAGGTAGATGATTACAAAAATCCTAAGTACACTGGCTCCATAAATGCCATAAGGAGGATCTTAGCTTCAGAGGGGGCGAAAGGCCTGTACAAAGGGTTTGGTCCTGCCATGGCCCGGAGTGTCCCTGCAAATGCAGCATGCTTCTTGGCATACGAAGTGACAAGGGCTAGTTTGGGCTGA